The following proteins are co-located in the Bordetella bronchialis genome:
- a CDS encoding Bug family tripartite tricarboxylate transporter substrate binding protein yields MKKSIHAPALMLAAAVLCASARAGTFPDHPVRLVVPFSPGGSTDLVGRLVATKVSQILGQPVIVENRAGAGGVIGSDNVVKSPADGYSLLMATTSHTANPSIYKKLPYDTRKDFAPIALIGDMPGLLVAHPSLPPDNFREFIAYARTHKLSYGSAGSGTFPHLSMELLQSAAGLQMTHIPYKGAAPALTDLVGGVYEVKMDAYITAANFVKAGKLKLYAVSSLQRMPQLPDVPTIAESGYPGFESTYWIGIVAPAGVPADVRKKLEQAFTQAVHDKTVAGKLEESGTRPIGGTAADLQALMDREFKQWPAIIEKAGIAEK; encoded by the coding sequence ATGAAGAAGTCCATCCACGCGCCGGCGCTGATGCTCGCGGCCGCGGTCCTGTGCGCGTCCGCCAGGGCCGGCACTTTTCCCGATCATCCGGTGCGGCTGGTCGTGCCGTTTTCGCCCGGCGGCAGCACGGACCTGGTGGGGCGGCTGGTGGCCACCAAGGTATCGCAAATCCTGGGGCAGCCGGTCATCGTGGAAAACCGCGCGGGTGCCGGCGGCGTCATCGGTTCGGACAACGTCGTCAAATCGCCGGCGGACGGCTATTCCCTGTTGATGGCGACGACCTCGCATACCGCCAATCCCTCGATCTACAAGAAGCTGCCATACGACACGCGGAAGGACTTCGCTCCCATCGCGCTGATCGGCGACATGCCCGGCTTGCTGGTGGCCCATCCATCGCTGCCGCCGGACAACTTCCGGGAATTCATCGCCTACGCCAGGACGCACAAGCTGTCCTACGGCAGCGCCGGCTCCGGCACCTTCCCGCACCTGTCGATGGAGCTGCTCCAGTCCGCGGCCGGGCTGCAGATGACCCACATTCCCTACAAGGGCGCGGCGCCCGCGCTGACGGACCTGGTGGGTGGCGTGTACGAGGTCAAGATGGACGCCTACATAACCGCCGCCAATTTCGTCAAAGCCGGCAAGCTGAAGCTGTACGCGGTCAGCAGCCTGCAGCGCATGCCGCAGCTGCCCGATGTGCCCACCATCGCGGAGTCGGGCTACCCCGGTTTCGAGTCCACCTACTGGATCGGCATCGTGGCGCCGGCGGGCGTGCCCGCCGATGTGCGCAAGAAGCTGGAGCAGGCCTTTACGCAGGCGGTCCATGACAAGACCGTCGCCGGCAAGCTGGAAGAAAGCGGCACGCGGCCGATAGGCGGAACCGCCGCGGACCTGCAGGCCTTGATGGATCGCGAGTTCAAGCAGTGGCCGGCCATCATCGAGAAGGCCGGGATCGCGGAGAAATAG
- a CDS encoding amidohydrolase family protein translates to MPYLTPPPKPGIKKPAMAVPPGGWDCQIHLFGPAAEWPFDPESPYVSGEALPETAIRMLDTLGLRKAVVVSGGGYGRDYRYMLHALERFPDRFAGVILPPDELSDAELLRLDKAGVRGLRFVSARRASNLPQILPDMAAQVENLGWPVHFYPHGEDIVSYADPLLALPNRKIVLDHFASVPAEKGVDQPAFKTVLKMLDTGRVWIKLSGPMRCAKGDMPYAAVTPIARALIRHAPERMVWGSDWPHVNMVGREMPDDGDLFDLLSEWAPDAKDRERILVANAEALYGAPAHG, encoded by the coding sequence ATGCCCTACCTGACCCCGCCGCCCAAGCCCGGCATCAAGAAGCCTGCCATGGCGGTTCCCCCTGGCGGCTGGGATTGCCAGATACACCTGTTCGGCCCCGCCGCCGAATGGCCCTTCGACCCGGAAAGCCCCTATGTATCGGGAGAAGCCTTGCCGGAAACGGCCATCCGCATGCTCGATACCCTGGGCCTGCGCAAGGCCGTGGTGGTCAGCGGCGGCGGCTACGGCCGCGACTACCGCTACATGCTGCATGCGCTGGAACGCTTTCCCGACCGCTTCGCCGGCGTGATCCTGCCGCCGGACGAGTTGTCGGACGCGGAACTGCTGCGCCTGGACAAGGCCGGCGTGCGCGGCCTGCGCTTCGTCAGCGCCAGGCGCGCTTCCAATCTGCCGCAGATCCTGCCCGACATGGCGGCGCAGGTCGAGAACCTGGGCTGGCCCGTGCACTTCTACCCGCATGGCGAGGACATCGTTTCGTATGCGGACCCCCTGCTGGCACTGCCCAACCGCAAGATCGTGCTGGACCACTTCGCCAGCGTGCCGGCGGAGAAAGGCGTGGACCAGCCGGCATTCAAGACCGTGCTGAAGATGCTGGATACGGGGCGCGTATGGATCAAGCTGTCCGGCCCCATGCGCTGCGCGAAGGGCGACATGCCGTATGCCGCCGTCACGCCGATCGCGCGGGCGCTGATCCGCCATGCGCCGGAGCGCATGGTATGGGGCTCGGACTGGCCGCACGTGAACATGGTGGGCCGCGAGATGCCGGACGACGGCGATCTGTTCGACCTGCTGTCGGAATGGGCGCCCGACGCCAAGGACCGCGAGCGCATCCTGGTCGCCAATGCCGAGGCGCTGTACGGCGCGCCGGCGCACGGCTGA
- a CDS encoding transporter substrate-binding domain-containing protein, whose translation MATAGKAASADSADEHDSAQARRTLAPRGVLRAAINLANPVLFKADAASGAPGGVAVDLAAGLARRLGVDIEVVALPSAKECVRAVQDGAADIGFFAIDPLRGDTLHFTPPYVLMEGVYVVRDDAPITRTGQVDRPGHRVAVGAGSAYALHLARELRHARVVEAPGSGQAVEVFLRDGLDAAAGVRQQMRADLERHPGLRMLDERFMAIHQSMATARARGPAATRCLDAYIEDAKRDGRVAAALARHGVDGAAVAPPGYPRD comes from the coding sequence ATGGCGACGGCAGGCAAGGCGGCGTCCGCGGACAGCGCCGACGAACACGACTCCGCTCAGGCGCGACGCACCCTCGCGCCCCGCGGCGTGCTGCGCGCGGCCATCAACCTGGCCAATCCCGTCCTGTTCAAGGCGGACGCGGCCAGCGGCGCGCCGGGAGGCGTGGCCGTCGACCTGGCGGCGGGACTGGCGCGCCGCCTGGGCGTCGACATCGAAGTCGTCGCGCTGCCATCGGCCAAGGAATGCGTGCGGGCGGTGCAGGACGGCGCGGCGGACATCGGCTTCTTCGCCATCGATCCCCTGCGTGGCGATACGCTGCATTTCACGCCTCCCTATGTCTTGATGGAAGGCGTGTACGTCGTGCGCGACGATGCGCCGATTACGCGGACCGGACAGGTGGATCGCCCCGGCCATCGCGTGGCCGTGGGCGCGGGCAGCGCGTACGCCTTGCATCTGGCGCGCGAACTGCGGCATGCGCGCGTGGTGGAGGCCCCCGGTTCCGGCCAGGCGGTGGAGGTCTTCCTGCGCGATGGCCTGGACGCCGCCGCCGGCGTGCGGCAACAGATGCGGGCCGACCTGGAACGCCACCCCGGCCTGCGCATGCTGGACGAGCGCTTCATGGCGATCCACCAGTCCATGGCGACCGCGCGGGCCCGCGGCCCGGCCGCGACCCGCTGCCTGGATGCCTACATCGAGGACGCCAAGCGCGATGGCCGGGTGGCCGCCGCGCTGGCGCGCCATGGCGTGGATGGCGCCGCCGTGGCGCCGCCCGGGTATCCGCGCGATTAG
- a CDS encoding amino acid ABC transporter permease has product MKFDPEFALSVAPVILSGLGATLWAAVIASVGATVLGFVLEMLRRSNRVLGYVLRFLIDVIRSTPVLVQLYFIYFVLPVTGLTLPAMTSGIIGLSIYYSGYLAEVFKGGIESIDTGQFEAGKALGLSRFDVMWFVIAPQMLRNVAAPMGNYFISALKATPYLAVISVPEMLGLALEVGSNSFRYAEPVVVVGVIFLALAVAIGQLVRLLEARLLASDKR; this is encoded by the coding sequence GTGAAATTTGATCCGGAGTTCGCGCTGTCGGTGGCCCCCGTCATCCTGTCCGGCCTGGGCGCCACGCTATGGGCGGCCGTCATCGCCAGCGTGGGCGCCACGGTGCTGGGCTTCGTCCTGGAGATGCTGCGGCGGTCCAACCGCGTGCTGGGCTACGTGCTGCGCTTCTTGATCGACGTCATACGTTCGACGCCGGTGCTGGTGCAGCTGTACTTCATTTATTTCGTGCTGCCGGTGACGGGGCTGACGCTGCCGGCCATGACCTCCGGCATCATCGGCCTGTCCATCTATTACAGCGGCTACCTGGCGGAAGTGTTCAAGGGCGGTATCGAAAGCATCGATACCGGCCAGTTCGAGGCCGGCAAGGCACTGGGGCTGAGCCGCTTCGATGTGATGTGGTTCGTGATTGCGCCGCAAATGCTGCGCAATGTCGCGGCGCCCATGGGCAATTACTTTATCTCCGCGCTCAAGGCCACGCCCTACCTGGCGGTGATCTCCGTGCCGGAGATGCTGGGCCTGGCGCTGGAGGTCGGCTCGAATTCCTTCCGCTACGCCGAACCGGTCGTGGTGGTGGGCGTGATTTTCCTGGCGCTGGCCGTGGCCATCGGGCAACTGGTGCGCCTGCTCGAAGCCAGGCTGCTGGCGTCCGATAAACGATAG
- a CDS encoding amino acid ABC transporter permease codes for MDFPGILAGILQGFRVTALVTLYGMLWAVPFALCFGVLQYLTRGATRAAVTAVIEFWRSSPVLILLFMLYYTLPSFGISLSGMTVGAMALGLNIGGYGSQAVRAALQALDRGQVEAGLALGLRRFDILVSIELPQALVAMLPTFVNQFIQLVKGTAVVSLITLTDMTFRAKEIAELTYNPVGIYTALLVAYLMVCYPATLLGRWLEHRVGIASRGNREI; via the coding sequence ATGGACTTCCCCGGTATTCTGGCCGGCATTCTGCAGGGGTTCCGCGTGACCGCGCTGGTCACGCTCTACGGAATGCTGTGGGCGGTTCCCTTCGCGCTGTGCTTCGGCGTGCTGCAATACCTGACGCGCGGCGCGACCCGTGCGGCCGTGACGGCGGTGATCGAGTTCTGGCGCAGCTCGCCCGTGCTGATCCTGTTGTTCATGCTGTATTACACGCTGCCCAGCTTCGGCATTTCGCTGTCGGGCATGACGGTCGGGGCCATGGCCCTGGGCCTGAACATCGGCGGCTACGGCAGCCAGGCGGTGCGCGCCGCGCTGCAGGCGCTGGACCGCGGCCAGGTGGAAGCCGGGCTGGCGCTGGGCCTGCGCCGCTTCGACATACTGGTTTCCATCGAGCTGCCGCAGGCGCTGGTGGCCATGCTGCCGACCTTCGTCAACCAGTTCATCCAGTTGGTGAAGGGCACGGCGGTGGTCTCGCTGATCACGCTGACCGACATGACCTTCCGTGCCAAGGAAATCGCCGAGCTGACCTACAACCCGGTGGGCATCTATACGGCCTTGCTGGTGGCCTACCTGATGGTGTGCTATCCGGCGACCTTGCTGGGCCGCTGGCTGGAACATCGCGTGGGCATCGCAAGCAGGGGGAATCGTGAAATTTGA
- a CDS encoding LysR family transcriptional regulator, producing the protein MQPLKLEPNLRRLRAFLGVVQEGSVHRAAEALHLTQPTVTRAIQKLERDIGHPLFERTSTGMTATPIGLAAARRAARALGYLQAAENELARLLGGDADAARGAPRIAHALTSRHLQALTALSEQGTQSAAAATLSLSQPAITQALSDLERLVGTPLLLRTSRGMAATAAGEILLRRGKLALAEITACASDIAEHLGAITGTVAVGVLPICGTLLVPRAVNRLLRDHPDLRVMLVDGPYDTLLQKLREGQVDVMVGPLRDPCPADTRQEALFDGALSVIARQGHPLSRHRELTLAELSRWEWVLPSRGTPARAIVERVMARAGVPMPPNPVEADALATLRALLMESERVAMISRHQIYFEERGGMLAVLPVELADTARSIGMTLRADAQPPAGVLSLLGHLRAVGRERLLA; encoded by the coding sequence TTGCAGCCGCTCAAGCTGGAACCGAATCTGCGCAGGCTGCGGGCTTTCCTGGGGGTTGTCCAGGAAGGCAGCGTGCATCGCGCGGCCGAGGCCCTGCACCTGACCCAACCCACGGTGACGCGCGCCATCCAGAAACTGGAGCGCGACATCGGCCATCCGCTGTTCGAGCGTACGTCCACCGGGATGACGGCCACGCCCATCGGCCTGGCGGCCGCGCGGCGGGCGGCGCGCGCGCTGGGCTATCTGCAGGCGGCGGAAAACGAGCTGGCCCGTCTCCTGGGCGGGGACGCGGACGCGGCGCGCGGCGCGCCCCGCATCGCGCACGCGCTGACCAGCCGCCACCTGCAAGCGCTGACGGCGCTGTCGGAACAGGGCACGCAAAGCGCCGCGGCCGCCACCCTGTCGCTGTCCCAACCGGCGATCACGCAGGCCCTGAGCGACCTGGAGCGGCTGGTGGGCACGCCCTTGCTGCTGCGTACCAGCCGCGGGATGGCCGCCACCGCCGCGGGCGAAATCCTGTTGCGCCGCGGCAAGCTCGCCCTGGCGGAAATCACCGCCTGCGCCAGCGACATCGCCGAGCACCTGGGCGCCATCACCGGCACGGTCGCGGTGGGCGTACTGCCGATCTGCGGCACGCTGCTGGTGCCGCGCGCGGTCAATCGCCTGCTGCGCGACCATCCCGACCTGCGCGTCATGCTGGTGGATGGGCCCTACGATACGCTGCTGCAAAAGCTGCGAGAGGGCCAGGTGGACGTGATGGTGGGACCGCTGCGCGATCCCTGCCCGGCCGACACGCGCCAGGAGGCCCTGTTCGACGGCGCCTTGTCCGTGATCGCCCGCCAGGGCCATCCGCTGTCCCGCCACCGCGAATTGACGCTGGCCGAGCTAAGCCGCTGGGAATGGGTGCTGCCCTCGCGCGGCACGCCGGCGCGCGCCATCGTCGAACGTGTCATGGCGCGCGCCGGCGTGCCCATGCCGCCCAATCCGGTGGAAGCGGACGCCCTGGCCACCTTGCGGGCATTGCTCATGGAAAGCGAGCGCGTGGCCATGATCTCGCGCCACCAGATCTATTTCGAGGAGCGCGGCGGCATGCTGGCCGTACTGCCCGTCGAGCTGGCGGATACGGCGCGCTCCATCGGCATGACGCTGCGCGCGGACGCGCAGCCGCCCGCGGGCGTGCTGTCGCTGCTGGGCCATCTGCGCGCCGTCGGCCGCGAACGGCTGCTGGCCTGA
- a CDS encoding acyl-CoA thioesterase domain-containing protein, which translates to MTQSPPRGAAPSALAPTLQRVLRAIRRRREHGFHFAGNFLAVSFDRVTTEESLVSMKAECHARDGTIDGTALGVLADLALAAPVRAALPADTRLATVNMQLQLTGAPCHAPVTARSSFHGFIHGAAGRQAVSRVTLHGAGQEIGLGTATFMVLDLPPGTPIPFLTPVDPALDEAPLLDPERDLDPGERALFEHARMALGDSKADDDFLDRLWGYRTRPHKGGASGTLANGPHIGNRVGHVQGGVLLGFAQATSQAALPAGWGLSSVTACYVSPGEGRELKAQAEIVHQGRTTAVTRVAIATDEGRRVLEVLATHSLRAAAA; encoded by the coding sequence ATGACCCAATCGCCCCCCCGGGGCGCCGCCCCCTCGGCGCTCGCCCCTACCCTGCAACGCGTGCTGCGCGCCATCCGCCGCCGCCGGGAACACGGCTTCCATTTCGCGGGCAATTTCCTGGCGGTGTCCTTCGACCGCGTCACCACGGAAGAAAGCCTGGTCAGCATGAAAGCGGAATGCCATGCGCGGGACGGCACCATCGACGGCACCGCCCTGGGCGTGCTGGCCGACCTGGCGCTGGCGGCGCCGGTGCGCGCGGCGCTGCCCGCCGACACGCGGCTGGCCACGGTCAACATGCAGCTGCAATTGACGGGCGCGCCCTGCCATGCCCCCGTGACGGCGCGCAGCAGCTTCCACGGCTTCATCCATGGGGCCGCCGGCCGCCAGGCCGTCAGCCGCGTCACCTTGCACGGCGCGGGCCAGGAGATCGGCCTGGGCACGGCCACCTTCATGGTGCTGGATCTGCCGCCCGGCACGCCTATTCCCTTCCTGACGCCCGTGGACCCCGCCCTGGACGAAGCGCCCCTGCTCGATCCGGAACGCGACCTGGATCCGGGCGAGCGGGCCCTGTTCGAGCACGCCAGGATGGCGCTGGGCGACAGCAAGGCGGACGACGACTTCCTGGACCGGCTGTGGGGATATCGCACGCGGCCGCACAAGGGCGGCGCCTCCGGCACGCTGGCCAACGGTCCCCATATCGGCAACCGGGTGGGCCACGTGCAGGGCGGCGTCCTGCTGGGCTTCGCGCAAGCCACGTCGCAGGCCGCGCTGCCGGCCGGCTGGGGGCTGAGCAGCGTCACCGCCTGCTACGTCAGCCCCGGAGAGGGCCGCGAACTCAAGGCCCAGGCGGAAATCGTGCACCAGGGCCGCACCACGGCGGTGACCCGCGTCGCCATCGCCACCGACGAGGGACGCCGCGTGCTGGAGGTCCTGGCCACGCATTCCCTGCGGGCCGCCGCGGCATAG
- a CDS encoding succinylglutamate desuccinylase/aspartoacylase family protein, producing the protein MTDTVQPTNMSTPAAAAPASAPASAANMPSRVWTGLDFQRDGKQADSLYVPHSTDFSAYGTVAIPIVCIRNGEGPTALLTAGNHGDEYEGQIALLRLARALRPEDLRGRVILIPALNFPAVRAGRRASPLDEGNLNRLFPGDPNGGPTAMLAHYLCTVLFGLADVVIDLHSGGRSLDYAHCALAQYGRDDAQRAAMDTLLRVFGAPHSILTSGQGGGGATTLYAAAAQRGLPALTTELGKGATLDPAGLHIAEQGVRRVLRHYGIAPGLDAEPAPATRLLRSLGPRAGIYAPCDGLFEPHAQAGQEVRAGQLAGYLHSYEDPLRDPLPLIFSADGIVSCRRFPTLTRRGDCLYHLAA; encoded by the coding sequence ATGACCGATACCGTGCAGCCCACGAATATGTCCACCCCCGCCGCGGCCGCGCCCGCATCGGCGCCGGCATCCGCCGCGAACATGCCCAGCCGCGTCTGGACCGGGCTGGACTTCCAGCGCGACGGCAAGCAGGCCGATTCCCTGTACGTGCCGCATTCCACGGATTTCTCCGCGTATGGCACGGTGGCCATTCCCATCGTCTGCATCCGCAACGGCGAGGGACCCACGGCCCTGCTGACGGCCGGCAACCATGGCGACGAGTACGAAGGTCAGATCGCCCTGTTGCGGCTGGCGCGCGCGCTGCGGCCCGAAGACCTGCGCGGCCGCGTCATCCTGATCCCCGCATTGAATTTCCCGGCGGTGCGCGCGGGCCGCCGCGCCTCGCCGCTGGACGAGGGCAACCTGAACCGCCTGTTTCCGGGAGATCCCAATGGCGGCCCGACCGCGATGCTCGCGCATTACCTCTGCACGGTGCTGTTCGGCCTGGCCGATGTCGTGATCGACCTGCATTCCGGCGGGCGTTCGCTCGATTACGCGCATTGCGCCCTGGCGCAGTACGGACGCGACGATGCGCAGCGCGCGGCCATGGACACGCTGCTGCGGGTCTTCGGCGCGCCGCACAGCATTCTGACGTCGGGGCAGGGCGGCGGGGGCGCGACGACCCTGTACGCCGCCGCGGCCCAGCGCGGCCTGCCTGCCCTGACCACGGAACTGGGCAAGGGCGCGACGCTGGATCCGGCCGGGCTGCATATCGCCGAACAAGGCGTGCGGCGCGTGCTGCGGCATTACGGCATCGCGCCGGGACTGGACGCCGAACCGGCGCCCGCGACCCGCCTGCTGCGTTCGCTGGGACCGCGCGCCGGCATCTATGCGCCTTGCGACGGCCTGTTCGAGCCGCATGCGCAGGCCGGCCAGGAAGTACGCGCGGGGCAACTGGCCGGATACCTGCACAGCTATGAGGACCCGTTGCGCGACCCGCTGCCGTTGATCTTCAGCGCGGACGGTATCGTGTCATGCAGGCGCTTTCCGACGCTGACGCGGCGCGGGGATTGCCTGTACCACCTGGCGGCGTAG
- the xth gene encoding exodeoxyribonuclease III — translation MKIATFNVNGINSRLPNLLRWLEQSQPDVACLQELKAPQEKFPEGPIRDAGYGVIWHGQKSWNGVAILTRGCEPEESRRVLPGDDEDLQSRYIEATVQGIVVGCLYLPNGNPAPGPKFDYKLKWMERLMAHAAGLVDSGQPTVLAGDYNVIPTDADVYKPERWVDDALFRPESRAAFHKMIEQGWTDSLRTRHPDARIYTYWDYFRNAYARDAGIRIDHLLLNRALAPRLLDAGVDRDVRGWEKASDHAPTWITLKAA, via the coding sequence ATGAAAATCGCCACCTTCAACGTCAACGGAATCAACAGCCGCCTGCCCAACCTGCTGCGCTGGCTCGAACAATCGCAGCCGGACGTGGCATGCCTGCAGGAGCTGAAGGCGCCGCAGGAAAAATTTCCCGAAGGGCCGATCCGCGATGCCGGCTATGGCGTCATCTGGCACGGCCAGAAAAGCTGGAATGGCGTCGCCATCCTGACCCGCGGCTGCGAGCCCGAGGAATCGCGCCGCGTGCTGCCCGGCGACGACGAAGACCTGCAAAGCCGCTATATCGAAGCCACCGTGCAAGGCATCGTCGTGGGCTGCCTGTACCTGCCCAACGGCAACCCGGCGCCGGGGCCCAAGTTCGACTACAAGCTGAAATGGATGGAGCGCCTGATGGCCCATGCCGCCGGCCTGGTGGACAGCGGCCAGCCCACGGTGCTGGCGGGCGACTACAACGTCATCCCGACCGATGCCGACGTCTACAAGCCGGAGCGCTGGGTGGACGACGCGCTGTTCCGCCCGGAATCGCGCGCGGCCTTCCATAAGATGATCGAACAGGGCTGGACCGATTCGCTGCGGACCCGCCATCCCGACGCACGCATCTACACCTACTGGGATTACTTCCGCAACGCCTACGCGCGCGATGCCGGCATCCGCATCGACCATCTGCTGCTGAACCGCGCGCTGGCGCCCCGCCTGCTGGATGCCGGCGTGGACCGCGACGTGCGCGGCTGGGAGAAGGCCAGCGACCACGCGCCGACGTGGATCACCCTGAAAGCCGCCTGA
- the ehuB gene encoding ectoine/hydroxyectoine ABC transporter substrate-binding protein EhuB: MKQHTARAWLGRLLSGTALACALAVAPAAGAASTKDTILQSGTVTIGIHNRAPWGFRDADGNATGFHADLVRAAFAPLGVKNVNFVITEFGALIPGLTARRFDMVASGLAITPPRCKVVLFSEPDLAVGDGLIVPKGNPLKLHSYADIAANPKVRLAGGRGTLNSKNAQDAGVPASQMVFLDSPQSQLSALIAGRADAVTLSAPSVVSLLQDPNVQGVERARPFQGLVRNGVPAAMYTAIGFRQEDADLRDLYNAQLAKLKADGTVEKLMAKYGFMPDDAPPSAVTAARVCAGEY, encoded by the coding sequence ATGAAGCAGCACACCGCAAGGGCCTGGCTGGGCCGACTGTTGTCCGGGACCGCGCTGGCCTGCGCCCTGGCCGTGGCGCCCGCCGCGGGCGCGGCGTCCACCAAGGACACCATCCTGCAATCCGGGACCGTGACGATAGGCATACACAATCGTGCGCCCTGGGGTTTCCGCGACGCGGACGGCAACGCCACCGGCTTTCATGCGGACCTGGTGCGCGCGGCGTTCGCGCCGCTGGGCGTGAAGAACGTCAATTTCGTCATCACCGAGTTCGGTGCCCTGATCCCGGGCCTGACGGCGCGCCGCTTCGACATGGTGGCCTCGGGGCTGGCGATCACGCCGCCGCGTTGCAAGGTGGTGCTGTTCAGCGAGCCGGACCTGGCGGTGGGCGATGGCCTGATCGTGCCCAAGGGCAATCCGCTGAAGCTGCACAGCTATGCCGACATCGCCGCCAATCCCAAGGTGCGCCTGGCCGGCGGCCGCGGCACGCTCAATTCCAAGAACGCGCAGGACGCCGGCGTGCCGGCCAGCCAGATGGTGTTCCTGGACAGCCCGCAATCGCAGCTCTCTGCCCTGATCGCCGGCCGCGCCGATGCGGTCACGCTCTCGGCGCCCAGCGTGGTGTCGCTGCTGCAGGACCCCAACGTGCAGGGCGTGGAGCGGGCGCGACCCTTCCAGGGCCTGGTGCGCAACGGCGTGCCGGCGGCCATGTACACCGCCATCGGCTTCCGCCAGGAAGACGCCGACCTGCGCGACCTGTACAACGCCCAGCTCGCCAAGCTGAAAGCCGACGGCACGGTCGAGAAGCTGATGGCCAAGTACGGCTTCATGCCCGACGACGCCCCGCCTTCCGCGGTGACCGCCGCGCGCGTCTGCGCCGGCGAGTACTAA
- a CDS encoding glucose 1-dehydrogenase, which translates to MSKLAGKVAVVTGASKGIGAAIAKALAAEGASVVVNYASSKAGADAVVQQIAAAKGKAVAVGGDVSKAADAQGIIDAALSNFGRLDILVNNSGVYEFAAIEEITEAHYRRQFDINVLGVLLVTQAAVKHMGEGASIINISSLASRITPPATAVYSATKGAVDAITGVLARELGPRKIRVNAINPGMVHTEGVESVGIVGSEMETAMIAQTPLGRVGQPRDIATVATFLASDDAGWLTGETIFAGGGMR; encoded by the coding sequence ATGAGCAAGCTAGCAGGCAAAGTCGCCGTCGTCACCGGCGCATCCAAGGGCATCGGCGCGGCCATCGCGAAAGCGCTGGCCGCCGAAGGCGCCTCCGTCGTCGTGAACTACGCGTCCAGCAAGGCCGGCGCGGACGCCGTCGTGCAGCAGATCGCGGCAGCCAAGGGCAAGGCGGTGGCCGTGGGCGGCGACGTCTCCAAGGCCGCCGACGCGCAGGGCATCATCGACGCCGCGCTGTCCAATTTCGGCCGCCTGGATATCCTGGTCAACAACTCCGGCGTGTACGAGTTCGCGGCCATCGAGGAAATCACGGAAGCCCACTACCGCCGGCAATTCGACATCAATGTGCTAGGCGTATTGCTGGTCACGCAGGCGGCGGTCAAGCACATGGGCGAAGGCGCCAGCATCATCAACATCAGCTCGCTGGCCTCGCGCATCACGCCCCCCGCCACCGCCGTATATAGCGCCACCAAGGGCGCGGTGGACGCCATCACCGGCGTGCTGGCCCGCGAACTCGGCCCGCGCAAGATCCGCGTCAACGCCATCAATCCCGGCATGGTGCACACCGAAGGCGTGGAAAGCGTGGGGATCGTCGGCTCTGAAATGGAAACCGCGATGATCGCCCAGACGCCCCTGGGCCGCGTGGGGCAGCCCCGCGACATCGCCACCGTGGCCACGTTCCTGGCCTCCGACGACGCGGGCTGGCTTACCGGCGAGACCATCTTCGCCGGCGGCGGCATGCGCTGA
- a CDS encoding amino acid ABC transporter ATP-binding protein: MLAVDIDGLNKWYGNFQVLHDIHLAVRPGENIVICGPSGSGKSTLIRCINQLETHQSGRIVVNGQELGPGSVKLHALRRDIGMVFQHFNLFPHMTVLRNCTLALTRARGIARREAEDIARHYLARVRIPEQQDKYPGQLSGGQQQRVAIARALCMSPKVMLFDEPTSALDPEMIKEVLDVMADLASDGMTMLCVTHEMGFARSAADRIVFMDQGRIVEESTPDVFFTQPRHERSRQFLGQLL, from the coding sequence ATGCTCGCCGTCGACATCGACGGCCTGAACAAGTGGTACGGGAATTTCCAGGTGCTGCACGACATCCACCTGGCGGTGCGGCCGGGCGAGAATATCGTGATCTGCGGGCCATCGGGGTCGGGCAAGTCCACACTGATACGCTGCATCAACCAGCTGGAGACGCACCAGTCCGGCCGCATCGTCGTCAACGGACAGGAACTGGGACCCGGCTCGGTGAAGCTGCATGCCCTGCGCCGCGACATCGGCATGGTGTTCCAGCACTTCAACCTGTTCCCGCACATGACGGTGCTGCGCAATTGCACCCTGGCCCTGACCCGGGCGCGCGGCATCGCGCGGCGCGAGGCCGAGGACATCGCGCGGCATTATCTGGCGCGCGTACGCATCCCGGAACAGCAGGACAAGTACCCCGGCCAGCTGTCCGGCGGCCAGCAGCAGCGCGTCGCCATCGCCCGCGCGCTGTGCATGAGCCCCAAGGTCATGCTGTTCGACGAGCCGACCTCCGCCCTGGATCCCGAGATGATCAAGGAGGTCCTGGACGTGATGGCGGATCTGGCAAGCGATGGCATGACCATGCTGTGCGTGACCCACGAGATGGGCTTCGCGCGCAGCGCGGCCGACCGCATTGTCTTCATGGACCAGGGGCGCATCGTCGAGGAATCGACGCCCGATGTCTTTTTCACGCAGCCGCGGCACGAACGCTCGCGGCAGTTCCTGGGCCAGCTGCTTTGA